Proteins from a genomic interval of Stenotrophomonas maltophilia:
- a CDS encoding UDP-N-acetylmuramoyl-tripeptide--D-alanyl-D-alanine ligase: MKRTLLSLIAHWAGGEIHGDDVAIDAVSNDTRSLGPGSLYVALRGERFDGHDFAADAQARGASALLVERLLPIELPQVLVADSELALAKIATGMQRDRGTEVFAITGSNGKTSVKSLLLSILQQVARHAHKVVYANPGNRNNEIGLPLAVIDAPEDADYAVYEMGAGKPGDIAYLTDIARPRYALVNNIAPAHLERMGSLLGVAVTKGAIYAALPADGVAVINVDDAYGRWFEQHFVGTPPRCRVLRYGLEHTADVTARDIRAGAQGTQFTLVSPAGEARVVLGLPGRHNVSNALAAASLALAAGVDLALIAAGLAEAQPVPGRQIAHQLRNGAVLVDDSYNANPGSLAAAIDALAAAPEEGWLVLGDMRELGPDAEALHAQAGIRARAAGLKRLYALGPLSAAAAAAFGEGGRHFATHGALSQALQDELHAGVRCLVKGSRGSAMDLIVKALLAQGEESPHVV, encoded by the coding sequence ATGAAGCGCACCCTGCTTTCGCTGATCGCACACTGGGCCGGCGGCGAGATCCACGGCGATGACGTGGCCATCGATGCGGTCAGCAATGACACCCGCAGCCTCGGCCCGGGCAGCCTGTATGTGGCGCTGCGCGGCGAGCGTTTCGACGGCCATGACTTTGCCGCCGACGCGCAGGCGCGCGGTGCCAGTGCGCTGCTGGTCGAGCGCTTGCTGCCGATCGAACTGCCGCAGGTGCTGGTGGCCGACAGCGAACTGGCACTGGCGAAGATCGCCACCGGCATGCAGCGCGACCGCGGCACCGAGGTGTTTGCGATCACCGGCAGCAACGGCAAGACCAGCGTGAAGAGCCTGCTGCTGTCGATCCTGCAGCAGGTGGCACGGCACGCGCACAAGGTGGTCTACGCCAACCCGGGCAACCGCAACAACGAGATCGGCCTGCCGCTGGCGGTGATCGATGCGCCGGAAGATGCCGACTACGCCGTCTACGAGATGGGCGCCGGCAAGCCCGGTGACATTGCCTACCTGACCGATATCGCCCGCCCGCGCTATGCGCTGGTCAACAACATCGCCCCGGCACACCTGGAACGCATGGGTAGCCTGCTCGGCGTGGCAGTGACCAAGGGCGCGATCTATGCCGCGTTGCCGGCCGATGGCGTGGCGGTGATCAATGTCGACGATGCCTACGGCCGCTGGTTCGAACAGCATTTCGTCGGCACCCCGCCGCGTTGCCGCGTGCTGCGCTACGGCCTGGAACATACCGCCGACGTGACCGCGCGCGACATCCGCGCCGGCGCGCAGGGCACCCAGTTCACCCTGGTTTCGCCAGCCGGCGAAGCACGCGTGGTGCTCGGCCTGCCGGGTCGCCACAACGTCAGCAATGCGCTGGCCGCAGCCAGCCTGGCGCTGGCCGCGGGCGTCGACCTGGCGCTGATCGCTGCCGGCCTGGCCGAAGCGCAGCCGGTGCCGGGCCGCCAGATCGCCCATCAGCTGCGCAACGGCGCGGTGCTGGTGGATGACAGCTACAACGCCAATCCCGGCTCGCTGGCGGCGGCCATCGACGCCCTGGCCGCAGCGCCGGAAGAGGGCTGGCTGGTGCTGGGCGACATGCGCGAACTGGGCCCGGACGCCGAAGCGCTGCATGCGCAGGCCGGCATCCGCGCACGTGCTGCCGGCCTGAAGCGGCTGTATGCGCTGGGTCCGCTCAGTGCCGCCGCTGCGGCCGCCTTCGGCGAAGGCGGTCGCCATTTCGCTACCCATGGTGCGCTGTCACAGGCGCTGCAGGATGAGTTGCACGCTGGTGTGCGCTGCCTGGTCAAGGGTTCCCGTGGCAGTGCCATGGACCTGATCGTCAAAGCGCTGCTGGCGCAAGGAGAGGAATCCCCGCATGTTGTATGA
- the mraY gene encoding phospho-N-acetylmuramoyl-pentapeptide-transferase: MLYELARWLQQLESLFGLFNYQTFRAILAALTALFLSLWLGPAMIRKLAQFKGGQPIRKDGPQTHFSKAGTPTMGGSLILLTITLSVLMWADLRNRYVWLVLAVMLCFGAIGWYDDWIKIVRRDPNGLKSRWKYLLQSIFGLAAGLFLFYTADVPAALTFYIPMFKSIALPLAGIGFVAIAYFWIVGFSNAVNLTDGLDGLAIMPTVLVACALGVFAYASGNVVFANYLQIPQIPGAGELVIICAAIAGAGLGFLWFNTYPAMVFMGDIGALALGAVLGTIAVITRQELVLVIMGGVFVIETLSVMIQVASFKLTGKRVFRMAPIHHHFELKGWPEPRVIVRFWIISVVLVLIGLATLKVR, encoded by the coding sequence ATGTTGTATGAACTGGCTCGATGGTTGCAGCAGTTGGAGAGCCTGTTCGGGCTGTTCAACTACCAGACGTTCCGCGCCATCCTTGCCGCGCTGACGGCCCTGTTCCTGTCGCTGTGGCTCGGCCCGGCGATGATCCGCAAGCTTGCCCAGTTCAAGGGCGGCCAGCCGATCCGCAAGGACGGTCCGCAGACCCATTTCTCCAAGGCCGGTACGCCGACCATGGGCGGTTCGCTGATCCTGCTCACCATCACCCTGTCGGTGCTGATGTGGGCCGACCTGCGCAACCGCTACGTGTGGCTGGTGCTGGCGGTGATGCTGTGCTTCGGCGCCATCGGCTGGTATGACGACTGGATCAAGATCGTCCGCCGCGACCCGAACGGCCTGAAGTCGCGCTGGAAGTACCTGCTGCAGTCGATCTTCGGCCTGGCCGCGGGCCTGTTCCTGTTCTACACGGCCGACGTGCCGGCTGCGCTGACCTTCTACATCCCGATGTTCAAGTCGATCGCGCTGCCGCTGGCCGGCATCGGTTTCGTGGCCATCGCCTACTTCTGGATCGTCGGCTTCTCCAACGCGGTGAACCTGACCGACGGCCTGGACGGCCTGGCGATCATGCCGACCGTGCTGGTGGCCTGCGCGCTGGGTGTGTTCGCTTACGCCTCGGGCAACGTGGTGTTCGCCAACTACCTGCAGATCCCGCAGATTCCGGGCGCCGGCGAGCTGGTCATCATCTGTGCGGCCATCGCCGGCGCGGGCCTCGGCTTCCTGTGGTTCAACACCTATCCGGCCATGGTGTTCATGGGCGACATCGGTGCGCTGGCGCTGGGCGCGGTGCTGGGCACGATCGCGGTGATCACCCGCCAGGAACTGGTGCTGGTGATCATGGGCGGCGTGTTCGTCATCGAAACGCTGTCGGTGATGATCCAGGTCGCCTCGTTCAAGCTGACCGGCAAGCGCGTGTTCCGCATGGCGCCGATCCACCACCATTTCGAATTGAAGGGCTGGCCCGAGCCGCGCGTGATCGTGCGCTTCTGGATCATCTCCGTCGTGCTCGTGCTGATCGGCCTGGCCACGTTGAAGGTGCGCTGA
- the ftsW gene encoding putative lipid II flippase FtsW, with the protein MNDLSRQATRLEAIEGSYDKWLLGAIIALTGVGVVMVASSSIALMSSPFYYLNRHLIFLAVGIVLAVIAARTELKSIEQYNQMLLLGCFVLLLAVFTPGLGSTVNGARRWINLGISKFQTVEAVKVLYIVWLSSYLVRFRDEVNATWPAMLKPLGVAGALVVLLLLQPDFGSSTLLLAITAGMLVLGGVNMPRMSMPVIIGLVGMSALAIIEPYRMRRITSFLDPWADQQGDGYQLSNALMAVGRGEWTGVGLGNSVQKLYYLPEAHTDFIFSVTAEEFGFLGTCVIVALYALLVGRTFWLGMRCVEMKRHFSGYIAFGIGLWISMQTFVSIGVNLGILPTKGLTLPLISSGGSSVLMTCVAMGLLLRVSYELKRAERRQAVRIGGAEDVAAESSDEPAAPVAASVPMSAEPVAATAPNAARGTSRLQSRIEPTFGRLS; encoded by the coding sequence ATGAACGACCTGTCCCGCCAGGCAACACGCCTTGAAGCCATCGAAGGCAGCTACGACAAGTGGCTGCTGGGCGCGATCATCGCGCTCACCGGCGTGGGCGTGGTGATGGTGGCGTCCAGCTCGATCGCACTGATGAGCAGTCCGTTCTACTACCTCAACCGCCACCTGATCTTCCTGGCGGTCGGCATCGTGCTGGCGGTGATTGCCGCGCGCACCGAGCTGAAGTCGATCGAGCAGTACAACCAGATGCTGCTGCTGGGCTGCTTCGTGCTGCTGCTGGCGGTGTTCACGCCGGGCCTGGGCAGCACCGTCAACGGCGCGCGCCGCTGGATCAACCTGGGCATCTCCAAGTTCCAGACGGTCGAAGCGGTAAAGGTGCTCTACATCGTGTGGCTGTCCAGCTACCTGGTGCGTTTCCGCGACGAGGTCAACGCGACCTGGCCGGCGATGCTCAAGCCGCTGGGCGTGGCCGGTGCGCTGGTGGTGCTGCTGCTGCTGCAGCCGGACTTCGGTTCGTCCACCCTGCTGCTGGCGATCACCGCCGGCATGCTGGTGCTGGGCGGGGTGAACATGCCGCGCATGTCGATGCCGGTGATCATCGGCCTGGTCGGCATGAGCGCGCTGGCGATCATCGAGCCGTACCGCATGCGCCGCATCACCTCGTTCCTGGACCCGTGGGCCGACCAGCAGGGCGACGGCTACCAGCTGTCCAACGCGCTGATGGCGGTGGGCCGTGGCGAGTGGACCGGTGTCGGCCTGGGCAATTCGGTGCAGAAGCTGTACTACCTGCCCGAAGCGCACACCGACTTCATCTTCTCGGTGACCGCCGAGGAGTTCGGCTTCCTGGGCACCTGCGTGATCGTGGCCCTGTACGCGCTGCTGGTCGGCCGCACCTTCTGGCTGGGCATGCGCTGCGTGGAAATGAAGCGCCATTTCTCCGGCTACATCGCTTTCGGCATCGGCCTGTGGATCAGCATGCAGACCTTCGTCTCGATCGGCGTGAACCTGGGCATCCTGCCGACCAAGGGCCTGACGCTGCCGCTGATCTCCTCCGGCGGTTCGTCGGTGCTGATGACCTGCGTGGCGATGGGCCTGCTGCTGCGCGTGTCCTATGAACTCAAGCGCGCCGAGCGCCGCCAGGCCGTGCGTATCGGTGGCGCCGAAGACGTTGCTGCCGAGTCGAGCGACGAGCCGGCCGCGCCGGTGGCCGCCAGCGTACCGATGAGCGCCGAGCCGGTGGCTGCCACTGCGCCGAACGCTGCGCGTGGCACCAGCCGCCTGCAGTCGCGCATCGAACCGACCTTCGGGAGGCTGTCATGA
- the murG gene encoding undecaprenyldiphospho-muramoylpentapeptide beta-N-acetylglucosaminyltransferase, with product MSAAHDTARPVMILAGGTGGHIFPGLAVARVLRERGVPVTWMGAEGAMETRLVPQHDIAIDTLAITGLRGKGKLALLAAPWRLMRALRAAGMIIRKRQPRAVVAFGGFASGPGGMATRLHGLPLIVHEQNRAPGLTNRILSRYARRLLTGFPGTFAAREEFVGNPVRAEIAAIAPPEQRFADRHGPLRVLVVGGSQGARALNTGVPQAIAALGAAVPVQVRHQSGEKLHAEAVEAYAKAGVQAEITPFIADMAEAFAWADLVVCRAGASTLAELCAVGVGSVLVPFPAAVDDHQTRNAEYLVERGAAVLLKQDGTLADGIAALLRDLSENPARRMQMAQAARALAKVDAAERIADIILEEAV from the coding sequence ATGAGCGCAGCCCATGACACTGCACGCCCGGTGATGATCCTGGCCGGTGGTACCGGCGGTCATATCTTCCCCGGCCTGGCCGTGGCCCGCGTGCTGCGCGAGCGTGGCGTGCCGGTGACCTGGATGGGCGCCGAAGGCGCGATGGAAACCCGCCTGGTGCCGCAGCACGACATCGCGATCGACACGCTGGCCATCACCGGCCTGCGCGGCAAGGGCAAGCTGGCGTTGCTGGCTGCGCCGTGGCGACTGATGCGCGCGCTGCGTGCGGCCGGCATGATCATCCGCAAGCGCCAGCCGCGTGCGGTCGTGGCCTTCGGTGGATTCGCCTCCGGCCCGGGTGGCATGGCCACGCGCCTGCATGGCCTGCCGCTGATCGTGCATGAGCAGAACCGCGCACCGGGCCTGACCAATCGCATCCTGTCGCGCTATGCGCGCCGCCTGCTGACCGGGTTCCCGGGCACCTTCGCCGCGCGCGAGGAGTTCGTCGGCAATCCGGTGCGTGCGGAGATCGCCGCCATCGCACCGCCGGAACAGCGCTTCGCCGACCGCCACGGCCCGCTGCGGGTGCTGGTGGTCGGTGGCAGCCAGGGCGCACGCGCGCTCAACACCGGCGTGCCGCAGGCCATCGCTGCGCTGGGCGCTGCAGTGCCGGTGCAGGTGCGCCACCAGAGCGGCGAAAAACTGCACGCCGAAGCGGTCGAGGCGTATGCCAAGGCCGGCGTGCAGGCGGAGATCACCCCGTTCATCGCCGACATGGCCGAGGCGTTCGCCTGGGCCGATCTGGTCGTGTGCCGTGCCGGTGCGTCGACCCTGGCCGAGCTGTGCGCGGTCGGTGTCGGCAGCGTGCTGGTGCCATTCCCCGCTGCCGTCGACGATCACCAGACCCGCAATGCGGAGTATCTGGTCGAGCGCGGCGCGGCGGTTTTGCTGAAGCAGGACGGAACGCTGGCCGACGGCATTGCCGCACTGCTGCGCGATCTGTCCGAAAATCCCGCCCGCCGCATGCAGATGGCGCAAGCCGCGCGTGCCCTGGCCAAGGTCGATGCCGCCGAGCGCATCGCCGATATCATTCTCGAGGAAGCTGTATGA
- the murC gene encoding UDP-N-acetylmuramate--L-alanine ligase — translation MIRRLQDTNDLVRAFPRVHFVGIGGTGMSGIAEVMLTLGYEVSGSDNADNGATRRLASLGARIMRGHSAANVLGTDCVVVSSAIREDNPELMEARSQRIPIMPRAAMLAELMRFRRGIAVAGTHGKTTTTSLTAAVLSEGGLDPTFVIGGQLLAAGANAKLGGGQWLVAEADESDGSFLRLNPLMSIITNIDADHLENYGNDFARVQAAFAEFLQRLPFYGLAVLCIDDPEVAALAAKTPRHVMSYGMSPQADVRAENVVQEGSRMRFTLRLPQGTSQEVVLALPGKHNVLNALAAAAVGWQLGVAPDAIARALEAFAGVGRRFNDLGEVTTASGAKVRIIDDYGHHPSELEAVFAAARGGWADKRLVVAFQPHRYSRTRDQFDKFAAVLSSVDALVLSEVYPAGEEPIAGADSHALARAIRARGRSEPVVVGKAAELVSVLPDVLQDGDLLLMMGAGDIGAVATHIAVEGFKGEGEA, via the coding sequence ATGATCCGTCGCCTGCAAGACACCAACGACCTGGTGCGCGCGTTCCCGCGCGTGCATTTCGTCGGCATCGGCGGCACCGGCATGAGCGGTATCGCCGAAGTGATGCTGACGCTGGGCTATGAAGTGTCCGGTTCGGACAACGCCGACAACGGCGCGACCCGCCGGCTGGCCAGCCTGGGTGCGCGCATCATGCGCGGCCACTCGGCGGCCAACGTGCTGGGCACCGACTGCGTGGTGGTCTCCAGCGCCATCCGCGAAGACAACCCGGAGCTGATGGAGGCGCGCAGCCAGCGCATTCCGATCATGCCGCGTGCGGCGATGCTGGCCGAACTGATGCGCTTCCGCCGCGGCATTGCGGTGGCCGGCACCCATGGCAAGACCACCACCACCAGCCTGACCGCCGCCGTGCTGAGCGAAGGCGGCCTGGACCCGACCTTCGTGATCGGCGGCCAGCTGCTGGCCGCCGGTGCCAACGCCAAGCTGGGTGGTGGCCAGTGGCTGGTGGCCGAGGCTGACGAAAGCGATGGCAGCTTCCTGCGCCTGAACCCGTTGATGTCGATCATCACCAACATCGACGCCGATCATCTGGAGAACTACGGCAACGATTTTGCCCGCGTGCAGGCGGCGTTCGCCGAGTTCCTGCAGCGCCTGCCGTTCTACGGCCTGGCGGTGCTGTGCATCGACGACCCGGAAGTGGCTGCGCTGGCTGCCAAGACCCCGCGCCACGTGATGAGCTACGGCATGAGCCCGCAGGCCGACGTGCGGGCCGAGAACGTGGTGCAGGAAGGTTCGCGCATGCGCTTCACCCTGCGCCTGCCGCAGGGCACCAGCCAGGAAGTGGTACTGGCACTGCCGGGCAAGCACAACGTGCTGAACGCACTGGCCGCCGCCGCAGTGGGCTGGCAGCTGGGCGTGGCCCCTGACGCCATCGCACGCGCGCTGGAAGCATTTGCCGGTGTCGGCCGTCGCTTCAACGATCTGGGCGAGGTGACCACCGCCAGTGGTGCCAAGGTCCGCATCATCGATGACTATGGTCATCACCCGAGCGAGCTGGAAGCAGTGTTCGCCGCCGCCCGTGGTGGCTGGGCCGACAAGCGCCTGGTGGTGGCCTTCCAGCCGCACCGCTACAGCCGTACCCGCGACCAGTTCGACAAGTTTGCCGCCGTGCTGTCCAGCGTCGATGCGCTGGTGCTGAGCGAGGTCTACCCGGCCGGTGAGGAACCGATTGCCGGTGCCGACTCGCATGCACTGGCCCGCGCCATCCGTGCGCGTGGCCGTAGCGAGCCGGTGGTGGTGGGCAAGGCTGCCGAACTGGTCAGCGTGCTGCCGGATGTGCTGCAGGACGGTGACCTGCTGCTGATGATGGGGGCGGGCGACATCGGCGCCGTGGCCACCCATATCGCAGTGGAAGGCTTCAAGGGGGAGGGCGAGGCGTGA
- a CDS encoding D-alanine--D-alanine ligase — MSTLTFPPLRVTDPAGFGRVAVLLGGSSSEREVSLDSGRNVLAALQSRGVDAFAVDGIPALAKALAAGGIDRVFNILHGHNGGGEDGIVQGLMDAFGVPYTGSDVLGSALSMDKIRTKQVWLSLGLPTPQYRKVDASNVHALAAELGLPVVVKPANEGSSVGISRVTDDAGLDEAVALAARYDGQLLMEQMVVGDELTVAILGDVALPSIRIVPKGQWYDYNAKYIAEDTQYLCPGLDGDDEEEIRRIALAAFRAAGCRGWGRVDVMRDRSSGRFFLLEVNTAPGMTSHSLVPKAAGQAGISFEELVWRVLEQTLEAPHA, encoded by the coding sequence GTGAGCACGCTGACCTTCCCGCCGCTGCGCGTGACCGACCCGGCCGGGTTCGGCCGCGTCGCCGTGCTGCTCGGCGGCAGTTCCAGCGAACGCGAAGTGTCGCTGGATTCGGGCCGCAACGTGCTGGCAGCCCTGCAGTCGCGCGGCGTCGATGCGTTCGCGGTGGACGGCATTCCGGCGCTGGCCAAGGCGCTGGCCGCCGGTGGCATCGATCGCGTGTTCAACATCCTGCACGGCCACAACGGTGGTGGTGAGGACGGCATCGTGCAGGGCCTGATGGACGCCTTCGGCGTGCCGTACACCGGCTCGGACGTGCTGGGCTCGGCGCTGAGCATGGACAAGATCCGCACCAAGCAGGTGTGGCTGTCGCTGGGCCTGCCGACCCCGCAGTACCGGAAGGTCGACGCTTCGAACGTACATGCGCTGGCGGCCGAACTGGGCCTGCCGGTGGTGGTGAAGCCGGCCAACGAAGGCTCCAGCGTGGGCATCAGCCGGGTCACCGATGACGCCGGCCTCGACGAGGCGGTGGCGCTGGCCGCGCGCTACGACGGCCAGCTGCTGATGGAGCAGATGGTGGTCGGCGACGAACTGACCGTGGCCATCCTCGGCGACGTTGCGCTGCCGTCGATCCGCATCGTGCCCAAGGGCCAGTGGTACGACTACAACGCCAAGTACATTGCCGAAGACACCCAGTACCTGTGCCCGGGCCTGGACGGTGACGACGAAGAAGAAATCCGGCGCATCGCGCTGGCCGCGTTCCGTGCCGCCGGTTGCCGTGGCTGGGGCCGCGTGGATGTCATGCGTGATCGCAGCAGCGGCCGATTCTTCCTGCTGGAAGTGAACACCGCACCGGGCATGACCAGCCATTCGCTGGTACCCAAGGCGGCCGGCCAGGCCGGCATCAGCTTCGAAGAGCTGGTGTGGCGTGTGCTGGAACAGACCCTGGAGGCCCCGCACGCATGA
- the ftsA gene encoding cell division protein FtsA, which produces MNRKGDKSLIVGLDIGTSKVVALVGEYSPGNPIEVIGIGSHESRGLKRGVVVDIESTVQSIQRAVEEAELMAGCEIRSVYASISGNHVQCKNSPGIVPIRDGEVTWGDLDRVLDAAKAVAIPADQKILHAIPREYVLDDSQEGIRNPVGMTGVRLEVHAHLVVCAQSAAANISKCVQRCGLQVDDLVLSSLASSVAVLTADERELGVVLVDMGAGTTDIAVFVQGAICHTASLPIAGDHVTNDIAHMLRTPTPEAEQIKVRYACALAQLATAEESIQVPSVGDRPPRRMPRHSLAQAVQGRYEEIFEMVQAELRRSGFEELVRAGMVLTGGASKMEGVVELAEEMLQMPVRVGIPQHVTGLGEVVGNPVHATGVGLLLMGSQIEHPRRPSLPTGRAGSMFKKLKTWFRGEF; this is translated from the coding sequence ATGAATCGCAAGGGTGACAAATCGCTGATCGTTGGCCTGGACATCGGCACCTCCAAGGTGGTGGCGCTGGTGGGCGAGTATTCGCCTGGCAACCCGATCGAAGTGATCGGCATCGGCTCGCACGAGTCGCGCGGTTTGAAGCGCGGCGTGGTGGTGGACATCGAATCGACCGTGCAGTCGATCCAGCGCGCGGTGGAAGAAGCCGAGCTGATGGCCGGCTGCGAGATCCGCTCGGTGTACGCCTCCATTTCCGGCAACCACGTGCAGTGCAAGAACTCGCCGGGCATCGTGCCGATCCGCGACGGGGAAGTGACCTGGGGTGACCTGGATCGCGTGCTCGATGCGGCCAAGGCGGTGGCGATTCCGGCCGACCAGAAGATCCTGCATGCGATTCCGCGCGAGTACGTGCTGGACGATTCGCAGGAAGGCATCCGCAACCCGGTCGGCATGACCGGCGTGCGCCTGGAGGTGCATGCGCACCTGGTGGTGTGCGCGCAGTCTGCCGCGGCCAACATCAGCAAGTGCGTGCAGCGCTGCGGCCTGCAGGTGGACGACCTGGTGCTATCCTCGCTGGCCTCCAGCGTGGCGGTGCTGACCGCCGACGAGCGCGAGCTGGGCGTGGTGCTGGTCGACATGGGCGCCGGCACCACCGATATCGCGGTGTTCGTGCAGGGCGCGATCTGCCACACCGCCTCGCTGCCGATCGCGGGTGACCACGTGACCAACGACATCGCGCACATGCTGCGCACGCCGACCCCGGAAGCCGAGCAGATCAAGGTGCGCTACGCCTGCGCCCTGGCCCAGCTGGCCACCGCCGAGGAAAGCATCCAGGTGCCGTCGGTGGGCGACCGCCCGCCGCGCCGCATGCCGCGCCATTCGCTGGCGCAGGCGGTGCAGGGCCGTTACGAGGAGATCTTCGAGATGGTGCAGGCCGAACTGCGCCGCTCCGGCTTCGAGGAACTGGTGCGCGCCGGCATGGTGCTGACCGGTGGCGCGTCGAAGATGGAAGGCGTGGTTGAGCTGGCCGAGGAAATGCTGCAGATGCCGGTGCGCGTGGGCATTCCGCAGCACGTCACCGGGCTGGGCGAAGTAGTGGGCAACCCGGTGCATGCCACCGGCGTGGGCCTGCTGCTGATGGGCAGCCAGATCGAGCACCCGCGGCGGCCGTCGCTGCCGACCGGGCGCGCCGGAAGCATGTTCAAGAAACTCAAGACCTGGTTCCGCGGCGAGTTCTGA
- the ftsZ gene encoding cell division protein FtsZ — MAHFELIEKMAPNAVIKVVGVGGGGGNAVAHMVNSAVDGVEFITANTDSQAIKNCGAKLQLQLGTNVTKGLGAGANPEVGRQAALEDRERIMDALQGADMVFITAGMGGGTGTGAAPVVAQLAKEMGILTVAVVTKPFPFEGRRRMQVALKGIEELSQHCDSLITIPNEKLITVLGRNATMIQAFRAANDVLQGAVQGIADLIVRPGLINVDFADVRTVMSEMGLAMMGTGTARGDDRAQAAAESAIQNPLLDDVNLAGANGILVNITAGADFTMAEFDEIGRTIDGFASEDATVVVGTVLDPDMQDEVRVTVVATGLNRVSASKTQRPGERAPIKLVRNATTGQPEFGDFDNGGDAVSKAVGGMGLGLRRASSDTASASAPSAPAASAPAAAELPNDYLDIPAFLRRQAD, encoded by the coding sequence ATGGCGCATTTTGAACTGATCGAAAAGATGGCACCCAATGCGGTGATCAAGGTGGTTGGCGTGGGCGGCGGCGGCGGCAATGCCGTGGCGCACATGGTCAACTCGGCAGTGGATGGCGTGGAATTCATCACCGCCAACACCGACTCGCAGGCCATCAAGAATTGCGGTGCCAAGCTGCAGCTGCAGCTGGGTACCAACGTGACCAAGGGCCTGGGCGCAGGCGCGAACCCGGAAGTCGGCCGCCAGGCCGCGCTGGAAGACCGTGAGCGCATCATGGACGCCCTGCAGGGCGCGGACATGGTGTTCATCACCGCCGGCATGGGCGGTGGCACCGGCACCGGCGCTGCACCGGTGGTGGCGCAGCTGGCCAAGGAAATGGGCATCCTGACCGTGGCCGTGGTCACCAAGCCGTTCCCGTTCGAAGGCCGTCGCCGCATGCAGGTGGCGCTGAAGGGCATCGAGGAACTGAGCCAGCACTGCGACTCGCTGATCACCATTCCGAACGAGAAGCTGATCACCGTGCTGGGCCGCAATGCGACGATGATCCAGGCCTTCCGTGCCGCCAACGACGTGCTGCAGGGCGCCGTGCAGGGCATCGCCGACCTGATCGTGCGTCCGGGCCTGATCAACGTCGACTTCGCCGACGTGCGCACCGTCATGTCCGAAATGGGCCTGGCAATGATGGGTACCGGCACCGCCCGTGGCGATGACCGCGCCCAGGCCGCTGCCGAATCGGCCATCCAGAACCCGCTGCTGGACGACGTGAACCTGGCCGGTGCCAACGGCATCCTGGTCAACATCACCGCCGGTGCGGACTTCACCATGGCCGAGTTCGACGAGATCGGCCGCACCATCGACGGCTTCGCTTCGGAAGACGCCACCGTGGTGGTCGGCACCGTGCTCGACCCGGACATGCAGGACGAAGTGCGCGTGACCGTGGTTGCCACCGGCCTGAACCGCGTGTCGGCCAGCAAGACCCAGCGTCCGGGCGAGCGTGCGCCGATCAAGCTGGTCCGCAACGCCACCACCGGTCAGCCGGAGTTCGGCGACTTCGACAACGGCGGCGACGCCGTGTCCAAGGCCGTGGGCGGCATGGGCCTGGGCCTGCGTCGTGCCAGCAGCGATACCGCTTCCGCTTCTGCGCCGTCGGCTCCGGCCGCTTCGGCTCCGGCGGCAGCTGAACTGCCCAACGATTACCTGGACATCCCGGCGTTCCTGCGCCGCCAGGCGGACTAA
- the lpxC gene encoding UDP-3-O-acyl-N-acetylglucosamine deacetylase gives MIQQRTLKNTIRATGVGLHSGDKVYMTLRPAPVNHGIVFRRVDLDPVVEVPAKAELVTEVTLCTGLTCNDAKIQTVEHLMSALAGLGVDNIIVELSSAELPIMDGSAGPFVFLLQSAGIVEQDAPKRFIRVLKTVEVTEGDKVARFTPYEGYKLGFTIQFDHPMIPAKQSRQEIEFSTLAYTKEISRARTFGFMRDLEYMRERNLGLGGSMDNAIVLDEFRVLNEDGLRYADEFVRHKILDAIGDLYLAGGQVLGAYEGFKSGHALNNKLVRALMADATAWEWVSFDSPATPDPVEYATPAYA, from the coding sequence ATGATCCAGCAACGCACCCTCAAGAACACGATCCGCGCCACCGGCGTTGGCCTGCACAGCGGTGACAAGGTCTACATGACCCTGCGCCCGGCACCGGTCAACCATGGCATCGTGTTCCGCCGCGTGGACCTGGACCCGGTGGTGGAAGTGCCGGCCAAGGCCGAGCTGGTCACCGAAGTGACCCTGTGCACCGGCCTGACCTGCAACGACGCCAAGATCCAGACCGTCGAACACCTGATGTCGGCGCTGGCCGGCCTGGGCGTTGACAACATCATCGTCGAACTGTCCTCGGCCGAGCTGCCGATCATGGACGGTTCGGCCGGCCCGTTCGTGTTCCTGCTGCAGTCGGCGGGCATCGTGGAGCAGGATGCGCCCAAGCGCTTCATCCGCGTGCTGAAGACCGTGGAAGTGACCGAGGGCGACAAGGTGGCCCGCTTCACCCCCTATGAGGGCTACAAGCTGGGCTTCACCATCCAGTTCGACCACCCGATGATCCCGGCCAAGCAGTCGCGCCAGGAAATCGAGTTCTCGACGCTGGCCTACACCAAGGAAATCTCCCGCGCGCGTACCTTTGGCTTCATGCGCGACCTGGAATACATGCGCGAGCGCAACCTCGGCCTGGGCGGTTCGATGGACAACGCCATCGTGCTGGACGAGTTCCGCGTGCTCAACGAAGACGGCCTGCGCTACGCCGACGAATTCGTGCGCCACAAGATCCTCGACGCGATCGGCGACCTCTATCTGGCCGGTGGCCAGGTGCTGGGCGCCTACGAGGGCTTCAAGTCCGGCCACGCGCTCAACAACAAGCTGGTACGCGCACTGATGGCCGACGCCACCGCCTGGGAATGGGTCAGCTTCGACTCGCCGGCCACGCCAGATCCGGTCGAATACGCCACCCCGGCGTACGCCTGA